tgaaattgatgatgccttgtatttcttcaagaggAACTGCGTACAAACATTGATTGATACCCTAGATATACAGTTTGTTGAGAGCTACAAGGGAAAGAGAGAATCATTggtattgaagaaggtgttGGACGACCTTGGTTTTGACACAAGATTACTCAATGgtaaatattcaaaacaagCGTTTGATAACAAAGCCCGAATACCACCTCTAGGATGTGGTCTCCAAGTGTTGAAATTTGTGAAAATCATCGAGTCTGTTGAGTTTGACTTTGTTACTACACTAAAATCCCTTATTCTCATGAGTCTAGATGAGAATTTAGAAGTTGATACATATCGATATAACTATAAGGGGAACAAATATACGGGTAGAGAGATAGCcataaagaaaatagaagaaTACTGGGGGAAATGCGAAATGATAAATGGTATACTGATGGACCTCTTCTCTGAAAATGTCAAGCTGTGGCATAAATTCATCAACTCTATTCAGATATCTTACATGGAAGAATTACGTTTATTTAAAAGTAAGCTCatattgaagtttttggatgtgaataaaataatagaaGATATATCAATAGACCAAAACTTCCAATCATTTCGGAAGCCTGAGGAAGTGATGAGGTGTGTACACAACTATTTAAAAACCATTAGCAATAAGTGTCTTCCCGGAGGTAGGGAAGAAGTAATTGAGGCAACTTACATGAATATGTCGATGATCAAGGAATTGATGATTGTTAATGATAGTGTACTGAAATCTTGGAGGGTTAATGACGAAGAAACTTATAGAGCCACCCTCAAGAGTATccataaaatcaaaaacaactttttccaaaattatAGAGGGAGcttcaattcaaaaatcCCAGAGTGCAAAAGACTGCTGGAATTCATGTATTATGAAATCTCCgaaattgaagttgaagatttctTTTGTTAGCGGAAATATATATAGAGTAAATATCTGcggattcttcaaaataattCAGAGCAAACGGTTCTTAAATCTTGGATGGAACGAATTATGTGAATGTCTAGAGCCGAATATATATTTAAATCCTTTGGCAGATCCTGGTCCAACTCAACATAATGTATTACTTTGCCCCAACCAAATCGTCTGGCAGCTTTTATGTTTATCTCggaatcatcaacaaaatatGTATTTTCCGGATTTGTAACATTGGCCTGTTGAAGGGCCaattcaaaagatttttCCATTGGTTTACATATCAATGGGAATTGTGCATAATCACAGTAAGTGACACCATCAAAGAGGTCACCGATCCCCAAAAGATGAATCACCCTTAATGCATGATTTTTATAGGCATTTGTGAATAACCACAGTCTCTCCACTTTTCCAGAGGTTTTCATATCAATGAGCAGTTTACGCAATTTCAGATTTGGTGTGAGGATCTTATCGAGAGGCAATGCGTCATCTACAACTCTATTATATTCTAAGGCATCGACTCTGTGGAGTCTCACCAAACCTTCTAGCGCCAACCCGTATTGCTTATAGTATGACATGTGTAAATTATGAGCCTCCTCATCATTTAGATGGAGgtgtttcttgaaataGCGGTGGATGTAGATCTGCATCAAATCATGAATGCGGGTTGATCTGTGATAGAGACAATTGTCTatatcaaagaagaaggttaTGCCGTTTGGGGAAACAGGCGGTGGCCTGTTATTGAGCGGGTCTGGATACGTCAGTTTAACCTCCGGTAAATGGGCACTGAGTTTCTCCAGCTCCACAAGCTCCTCCCGGTTGAGGTTCAAATGGCTCTGCGAATGGGAATTGGAGTTGAGAATCAAAATCTCCCGTTCCTTTagatcatcttcatcataaAGTTTGAGATCGGAGGTATCCACCGAGTTGACAGATCCGGCAGACAGAATGGAAGCCGTCGACTCGCTTTCCTTGCTCAGCGGAAGAGATGGTTGTGTCATGGTTGTTTTTTTAGATGTTATCCTTTAGCCAAAGTAACCTTCTTCCTAGTAGAGAGGCACTAAAGTGGCTACACGGAACGACCGTTATAACCACCCCACACGTTCCCCGATCGACTTTATAaatacaatcaaaaataaaaataattttttaaaaaaaaaataataataaaaaaataaaaataatcTAATTTGTAGTTTAAAGTAACGTTAAAGTGGAATCAGCATTGTAAATGGAATTTATCCGGGAATTTAGAAGAGAGAGGGAGAGAAACGCCCCTTTCTTCTCACCCCACCAACGGCCTTCCTTTTTAGGAAGGAGGCGCTTTTcatggattttttttttctcgaataaaaatagcaacaaCAATGGAAACGCGGTTTGTTTTTCTGGAAGAGATGAATAAGGGTGAAAACCAGCCGCCTCAGTTTTCTTGATAAGATAGGGGATGTAGTTGATATCctgattttgttttgttcttgttgaagatcATGATGGTGGTGATGTTGGTGATGTTGTAAATGATTCATTTAATGGCTTTTTGTTTCCCTTTGTTCTGTAGTTTGAGTTTTATTTCGCTTTTTCccaccttcttcttccatttaTATATAGCCACAAATCGCTATAATTAGCTACACCATGAAACTGCTCTTGCTGTCTACGATACTTCAGTTGATCCCGCTGGCTTTTCTCATCTTGGCATCCATATCTGCACCCACACTTTCTAGCATCTACTTGGCCCGAGACGGCAATACTGTCTACGGTATCTTTGGTTCTTGTGATGGCACGGGCTGTACAAAACTCACATTGACACCCAACTTTGGTGAAACATTGTCTTCTAATGTTTTATCCTCCGATGCTATAAATAAACTATCGCAAGGCTTGATCGTTGCACCCATTGCAGCGTTTTTGACCTTTGTCTCCCTGGTGAAAAACTTGGTGGTTGTGTTCAGCagaaattcttcaactttaaaCAAGACAACAGCGTTAATATTATCGATATTGGCGTGTCTGTCCTCATCTTTTGTCTGTGTGGCATCTTTCCTCATCTTTTACCCCCATGTCACTTGGTTGTCGTGGTGCTTGATTCCTGCAgctttcttcaattttgaaaactcaCTTGTTGTTGCATTATGTTTCAGATTGGCACATCAGCCTCGTAAAGTTATGGATACCGTTTACGATGATGGCGATAGAGATGATAGTGTGAAACTTTACAATTACCAACCTTCAACTACAAGTACTTATAAAAACTACATGGAGTATCCCGAGGTTGAAAAGAGCTCCCTTGAGAAAGTCCCAACCTTCCCAATGACGAAAATTTCTACACTTGCCTCTTCTGTCACCACCAAGGACAACGACGCCATATTTAGTGAAAgggaaatcaaagaagagAATGATGCCGGATTTGGAGAGGAAGATACCCaaacattttcttcaagtagATCCTTAAAGATCCCACATATTGCAGATCCGTACTCTGATGGCTTAAGTGAGAATcatccaattgaaaacgATCACGATATTAAATCTTCGGAATATGGTGAAAGCGTCTATGATAAATCAGAGTCATCTTCCACTTCAAACTTCACAAGTATATCACAGAGGCCAATAAATCCAAATTATTATGCCGGTGCACCTCCAAAACCAGATCCGGTGAACTACAGCAGAAATGTTACAAATTACCCATCGAACCATGGGAACTCCTTCACACAACAGCGTCCAGCTA
The window above is part of the Pichia kudriavzevii chromosome 1, complete sequence genome. Proteins encoded here:
- a CDS encoding uncharacterized protein (PKUD0A13070), with the translated sequence MVIKEVSQNDALDLTASEVSSDECDEIMELLKNPPKGQKKIDLEVPIQVKAKSGAANNARAKQKGTGKDIVSQLNSHMQSSLDKELGFSINKALAKSASDDLVKSKAFQIINHDIERERAIRGILCEETEINYRLQQNEETIERWIAVNVDSKVLRQGSDNTSKYGLWLAKLRKTLHEIASESNQAISCDILNEKILEFPEYCKFKAFVHTGSCKYEIDDALYFFKRNCVQTLIDTLDIQFVESYKGKRESLVLKKVLDDLGFDTRLLNGKYSKQAFDNKARIPPLGCGLQVLKFVKIIESVEFDFVTTLKSLILMSLDENLEVDTYRYNYKGNKYTGREIAIKKIEEYWGKCEMINGILMDLFSENVKLWHKFINSIQISYMEELRLFKSKLILKFLDVNKIIEDISIDQNFQSFRKPEEVMRCVHNYLKTISNKCLPGGREEVIEATYMNMSMIKELMIVNDSVLKSWRVNDEETYRATLKSIHKIKNNFFQNYRGSFNSKIPECKRLLEFMYYEISEIEVEDFFC
- a CDS encoding uncharacterized protein (PKUD0A13080; similar to Saccharomyces cerevisiae YER037W (PHM8) and YGL224C (SDT1); ancestral locus Anc_3.536) codes for the protein MTQPSLPLSKESESTASILSAGSVNSVDTSDLKLYDEDDLKEREILILNSNSHSQSHLNLNREELVELEKLSAHLPEVKLTYPDPLNNRPPPVSPNGITFFFDIDNCLYHRSTRIHDLMQIYIHRYFKKHLHLNDEEAHNLHMSYYKQYGLALEGLVRLHRVDALEYNRVVDDALPLDKILTPNLKLRKLLIDMKTSGKVERLWLFTNAYKNHALRVIHLLGIGDLFDGVTYCDYAQFPLICKPMEKSFELALQQANVTNPENTYFVDDSEINIKAARRFGWGKVIHYVELDQDLPKDLNIYSALDIHIIRSIQDLRTVCSELF
- a CDS encoding uncharacterized protein (PKUD0A13090; similar to Saccharomyces cerevisiae YOL019W (YOL019W) and YFR012W (DCV1); ancestral locus Anc_1.371) yields the protein MKLLLLSTILQLIPLAFLILASISAPTLSSIYLARDGNTVYGIFGSCDGTGCTKLTLTPNFGETLSSNVLSSDAINKLSQGLIVAPIAAFLTFVSLVKNLVVVFSRNSSTLNKTTALILSILACLSSSFVCVASFLIFYPHVTWLSWCLIPAAFFNFENSLVVALCFRLAHQPRKVMDTVYDDGDRDDSVKLYNYQPSTTSTYKNYMEYPEVEKSSLEKVPTFPMTKISTLASSVTTKDNDAIFSEREIKEENDAGFGEEDTQTFSSSRSLKIPHIADPYSDGLSENHPIENDHDIKSSEYGESVYDKSESSSTSNFTSISQRPINPNYYAGAPPKPDPVNYSRNVTNYPSNHGNSFTQQRPANQFSNQMAGIPMQNRSVYTPKSRPYMVMGGPGNNPNMNSDLRQNRNNGHPYSGQPLGNTRPVNPYMTKNPYMQQNSPQGLSRQPITMPNRNGFVPMKYRNRSNLGNLPPSALDNDNGPYSGYI